The following proteins are co-located in the Candidatus Methanogranum gryphiswaldense genome:
- the acnA gene encoding aconitate hydratase AcnA, giving the protein MTGIGDCTKKIHTAEGEMTIYSLRELEKKGIIKDLSKMPYSIKVIVEGLLRQDDGILITDEDVRTIASWDPKGNTDSDIPWIPARVLLQDLTGGAAVTDLASMRESVAAMGKDPELINPLVPVDLVIDHSIQTDFAGCDDAQERNEELEFQRNKERYALFKWAQKSFKNFRAVPPGNGICHQVNLEYLSPLIHVVKKNGKLIAYPDSCFGTDSHTTQINGLGVVGWGVGGIEAEAVMVGQPSYMKLPDVVGFKLVGKLSPGVNATDLVLTVVQMLRKKGVVGKFVEFYGPGYKNLCLADRSTIANMGPEYGATMGYCPIDEKTIDYLKLTGRDPKHIDAVEKYAKEQTLWYIDEPEYTDTLELDLSTVEPCLAGHKRPQDRIPLSKMKEEFDNALKALNVTHRKMPIGGMMGDGSLAIASITSCTNTANPSVMIAAGLVAKKAYELGLRPKDYVKTSLAPGSRVVTEYLKDSGLQEYLDKMGFQCCGYGCMTCIGNSGPLSDKVSNTIKANDLVVAAVASSNRNFEGRIHPLVKANYLASPPLVVAFSIAGRVDIDMNKEPLAHVKGKDIYLRDIWPSDEEIQKINDKYVTSETFTKKYKDIFKGSKRWEDIVCEDSPLFKWDEGSTYIKNPPFFDELYDEPDIMDVEGARCLVKLGDSITTDHISPAGEFGPSSDAGRYLISLGVKEEDFNSYGSRRANHEVMVRGTFANIRLKNQLTPGREGSSSEYFPEKRQDTIFEVSRLYYEDMTPLIVIAGKEYGTGSSRDWAAKGPLLLGVKAVIAESFERIHRSNLIGMGIVPLQFLEGQNPEILKLNGSETFDIDLSELEPRGYVRVTAYRDGQKLEFDTLCRVDVPIEKEYIANGGILQYVLRKMI; this is encoded by the coding sequence ATGACCGGAATTGGCGACTGTACAAAGAAGATTCACACAGCTGAGGGCGAGATGACCATCTACAGCCTCAGGGAACTGGAGAAAAAAGGCATCATCAAAGACCTTTCCAAGATGCCCTATTCGATAAAGGTCATCGTAGAAGGACTCCTAAGACAGGATGACGGCATACTGATCACCGATGAGGATGTCAGAACGATAGCTTCTTGGGACCCGAAAGGGAACACCGACAGCGATATACCATGGATACCCGCGAGGGTCCTTCTTCAGGACCTCACCGGCGGGGCCGCTGTCACCGACCTTGCATCCATGAGGGAATCGGTCGCCGCCATGGGAAAGGATCCCGAACTCATCAATCCCTTAGTGCCTGTCGACCTTGTCATCGACCATTCCATCCAAACAGACTTCGCTGGCTGTGATGATGCGCAGGAACGCAACGAGGAATTGGAATTCCAGAGGAACAAAGAAAGATACGCGCTTTTCAAATGGGCACAGAAATCCTTCAAGAATTTCCGTGCGGTCCCGCCGGGGAACGGGATATGCCATCAGGTCAACCTTGAATATCTTTCACCTCTGATCCACGTCGTAAAGAAGAACGGTAAACTCATAGCTTATCCTGACTCCTGCTTTGGAACAGACTCCCACACCACACAGATCAACGGACTCGGTGTCGTCGGATGGGGTGTCGGCGGCATAGAGGCTGAAGCAGTAATGGTCGGACAGCCATCCTACATGAAACTGCCAGATGTGGTCGGATTCAAATTAGTGGGAAAATTATCGCCAGGGGTGAACGCTACCGACCTTGTCCTCACCGTCGTCCAGATGCTCAGGAAGAAAGGCGTTGTAGGAAAGTTCGTGGAATTCTACGGCCCTGGATACAAGAACCTTTGCCTCGCCGACAGGTCCACAATCGCAAATATGGGACCGGAATACGGCGCGACGATGGGATACTGTCCTATCGACGAGAAGACAATAGATTATCTAAAACTCACAGGAAGAGATCCTAAACACATCGATGCAGTGGAGAAATATGCCAAAGAGCAAACACTTTGGTACATCGATGAGCCGGAATACACCGACACATTGGAACTCGACCTTTCGACAGTGGAGCCGTGCCTTGCCGGACACAAGAGACCTCAGGACAGAATCCCCCTCTCCAAGATGAAAGAGGAATTCGACAACGCTCTCAAGGCATTGAACGTAACTCACAGGAAGATGCCTATCGGAGGCATGATGGGGGACGGTTCTCTTGCCATAGCGTCCATAACCTCGTGCACCAACACTGCCAATCCATCCGTGATGATCGCCGCAGGACTGGTCGCAAAGAAGGCATATGAACTCGGACTGAGGCCCAAAGATTACGTGAAAACATCACTCGCACCCGGCTCCAGGGTAGTGACGGAATATCTCAAGGACTCTGGACTTCAAGAATATCTTGACAAGATGGGATTCCAATGCTGCGGATACGGATGCATGACATGCATAGGCAACAGCGGACCGCTCTCAGACAAAGTGAGCAACACGATAAAGGCCAATGACCTGGTGGTCGCCGCGGTAGCATCCAGCAACAGGAACTTCGAAGGACGCATACATCCGTTGGTGAAGGCCAACTACCTTGCATCGCCCCCGCTAGTCGTCGCATTCTCCATCGCAGGACGCGTGGATATCGACATGAACAAAGAACCCCTCGCACATGTCAAAGGAAAGGACATCTACCTCAGGGATATCTGGCCATCCGACGAGGAGATCCAGAAGATCAACGATAAATATGTCACATCCGAGACCTTCACCAAGAAATACAAGGACATCTTCAAAGGCTCCAAAAGATGGGAGGACATAGTCTGCGAGGACTCCCCGCTCTTCAAATGGGATGAAGGATCCACCTACATCAAGAATCCACCGTTCTTCGATGAACTCTATGATGAACCGGATATAATGGATGTGGAAGGCGCGAGATGCCTTGTCAAATTGGGAGATTCCATAACCACTGATCATATATCTCCCGCTGGAGAATTCGGACCTTCGTCCGATGCCGGAAGATATCTTATCTCCCTCGGAGTGAAAGAAGAGGATTTCAACTCATACGGTTCAAGAAGAGCGAACCATGAAGTCATGGTCAGAGGAACATTCGCAAACATCAGACTCAAGAACCAGCTTACACCTGGAAGGGAGGGGAGTTCATCCGAATATTTCCCGGAGAAGAGACAGGACACCATATTCGAGGTCTCCAGATTGTACTACGAGGATATGACGCCGCTGATAGTCATCGCAGGCAAGGAATACGGTACTGGCAGTTCCAGGGACTGGGCGGCCAAAGGACCTCTCCTACTGGGCGTGAAAGCTGTTATAGCAGAATCCTTCGAAAGGATCCACAGGTCGAACCTCATAGGCATGGGCATCGTGCCCTTGCAATTCCTAGAAGGGCAGAACCCAGAGATATTGAAGCTCAATGGGTCGGAAACATTTGACATTGATCTTTCCGAACTTGAACCCAGAGGATACGTCAGGGTCACAGCTTACAGGGACGGACAGAAACTCGAGTTCGATACCCTATGCAGAGTTGACGTCCCCATCGAAAAGGAATACATCGCCAACGGCGGTATCCTGCAATATGTACTCAGAAAGATGATCTAA
- a CDS encoding hydroxymethylglutaryl-CoA synthase encodes MDVGIVSYGAYVPRYRIKPEEIGRIWGVDGKGMGKGLMIYQKSVPSPDEDVVTIATEAARNMMARVPQVDPQDIGAVYVGSESHPYAVKPTATIVAESIDATPAMTAVDMEFACKAGTAAIQACMGLVGFGMVKYGVAIGADTSQGAPGDALEYSASAGGAAFLIGSENIIAKINKTVSFTTDTPDFWRREGQPYPLHGGRFTGEPAYFRHITSAAKMLLDATNTKPEDYTYAVFHQPNGKFPTRVASQLGFTPEQVECGLLTPNIGNTYSGAVPLGLANILDHAKPGDRIFVTSYGSGAGSDAFDITVTDAIKDYKRENAPTLEKVMANPVYVDYGTYAKFKGKIIMSE; translated from the coding sequence ATGGATGTAGGAATCGTAAGTTACGGAGCATATGTTCCCCGTTACAGGATCAAACCCGAGGAGATCGGAAGGATCTGGGGAGTCGACGGAAAAGGCATGGGAAAAGGTCTGATGATCTATCAGAAATCGGTCCCATCGCCCGATGAGGATGTTGTGACCATCGCCACAGAGGCCGCTAGGAACATGATGGCAAGGGTGCCCCAGGTGGACCCCCAGGACATCGGAGCGGTATATGTCGGTTCGGAATCCCATCCTTATGCGGTCAAACCGACTGCGACCATTGTGGCAGAATCCATCGATGCTACACCTGCAATGACGGCGGTCGATATGGAATTCGCCTGCAAAGCAGGAACAGCAGCCATCCAGGCATGCATGGGACTTGTAGGTTTCGGCATGGTGAAGTATGGTGTCGCCATCGGAGCGGACACATCACAGGGAGCACCCGGGGATGCTTTGGAATACTCTGCATCCGCAGGCGGAGCGGCATTTTTGATCGGAAGCGAGAACATTATTGCCAAGATCAACAAGACCGTGTCCTTTACCACTGACACACCTGACTTCTGGAGGAGGGAGGGACAGCCATATCCCCTGCACGGAGGAAGGTTCACAGGAGAGCCAGCATACTTCAGGCACATAACATCCGCAGCAAAGATGCTGTTGGATGCCACGAACACGAAGCCTGAGGACTACACATACGCTGTCTTCCACCAGCCCAATGGAAAATTCCCCACGAGGGTCGCTTCGCAGTTGGGATTCACACCGGAGCAGGTCGAATGCGGTCTGCTGACACCTAACATAGGCAACACATACAGCGGAGCGGTCCCGTTAGGACTCGCTAACATACTGGACCATGCAAAGCCCGGTGACAGGATTTTCGTCACATCTTACGGTTCCGGTGCAGGAAGCGATGCTTTCGATATAACCGTCACAGATGCGATCAAGGATTACAAGAGGGAGAATGCCCCCACGCTCGAGAAGGTCATGGCCAATCCAGTCTATGTCGACTACGGTACCTATGCCAAATTCAAGGGCAAGATCATAATGTCGGAGTGA
- a CDS encoding carboxymuconolactone decarboxylase family protein, with translation MSCKKDGHYCAMCNEMGDFAPKTLTAINKLDPSFMETLHAMDRFMVVDGPLDRKTKRLMALSCVCVRMCEDCVYPQARVAKNFGATREEILEAIKVAVLIGGVPCWSCAKEGISKLFEEWDE, from the coding sequence ATGTCTTGCAAAAAGGATGGACATTATTGCGCTATGTGCAACGAGATGGGCGATTTCGCTCCAAAAACTTTGACTGCCATCAATAAACTCGATCCTAGTTTCATGGAGACACTTCATGCCATGGATCGTTTCATGGTCGTCGACGGTCCGTTGGACAGGAAAACAAAGAGACTCATGGCCCTGTCATGTGTCTGTGTCAGAATGTGCGAGGATTGTGTATATCCTCAGGCAAGGGTCGCCAAGAACTTCGGCGCCACCAGAGAGGAGATCCTTGAGGCCATCAAGGTCGCTGTCCTTATCGGCGGAGTGCCATGCTGGTCATGCGCCAAGGAAGGGATCTCAAAACTGTTCGAAGAATGGGATGAGTGA
- a CDS encoding homoserine kinase → MTDEWIKVAAPATTSNIGPGFDIFGLALKEPHDIIEGRKIKSGIVISEISGPGSEYIPTDPTKNSVAIAAEAVLKRCNADFGIELKIKKGIRPGSGIGSSGASAGGGAFLANIMCGEKLSKQEVVLCAAHAEDVTSGGLHADNVAPCILGGFTIIRSYEPFEVIKIEPPKDLGVVLALPDIIVYTADSRKVVPREVSIRDMTYQIGNASALVYAMMSGDLGMIGRSVKDIIVEPARVPLVPYLKQAEGVAMSHGALTSFLGGSGPCVITFYDKNTHNGEIIADAIKKLYSDNGMKCDTWVTECGTGCKRL, encoded by the coding sequence ATGACTGACGAATGGATAAAGGTCGCAGCGCCTGCAACAACGTCCAATATCGGACCCGGTTTCGACATTTTCGGTTTGGCCTTGAAGGAGCCCCACGATATCATCGAGGGCAGAAAGATCAAGTCCGGTATAGTCATAAGTGAGATATCTGGACCCGGAAGCGAATACATACCTACAGACCCAACAAAGAACTCTGTCGCAATCGCTGCAGAGGCCGTCCTGAAAAGATGCAATGCAGATTTCGGTATCGAACTAAAGATAAAGAAAGGCATCAGGCCTGGAAGCGGAATAGGTTCCTCAGGCGCATCTGCAGGAGGGGGCGCTTTCCTCGCCAATATAATGTGCGGTGAAAAACTCTCCAAACAAGAGGTCGTGCTCTGTGCTGCCCATGCCGAGGATGTAACATCCGGAGGCCTGCATGCAGATAATGTAGCTCCCTGCATCTTAGGGGGATTCACCATAATAAGGTCGTATGAGCCGTTCGAGGTCATAAAAATAGAACCACCCAAGGACCTTGGTGTGGTGCTTGCACTTCCTGATATAATAGTTTACACAGCGGATTCCAGAAAGGTGGTCCCAAGGGAAGTATCCATTAGGGATATGACCTATCAGATCGGCAACGCATCGGCGCTCGTATATGCGATGATGTCGGGCGACCTTGGTATGATAGGAAGGTCGGTCAAGGACATCATAGTAGAGCCCGCTAGGGTCCCTCTGGTACCTTATCTCAAACAGGCTGAGGGCGTTGCGATGTCCCACGGTGCTCTGACATCCTTCCTCGGAGGGTCCGGACCTTGCGTCATAACATTTTATGATAAGAATACACACAACGGCGAGATAATCGCCGATGCTATCAAGAAACTTTACAGTGATAACGGTATGAAGTGTGACACATGGGTCACAGAATGCGGTACCGGTTGCAAGAGGCTTTAA
- a CDS encoding bifunctional phosphoglucose/phosphomannose isomerase, translated as MSCEIRGFVGDLSEAIVVDTGLDRKYKRIVVCGMGASAIGGEIISNSMYYSSKIDVSVAKTMALPHWTDNDTLYVVCSYSGNTLETIAMYEMVRDNKSDMIIITAGGKLEELSILNGNNLIKIGGKKMQPRSAIGWFIGILAAIIEDAGGPALRKEIIGLIPTFKQFRERLELEDSVSWNTAEKIKDKIPVIYSVPDISAIALRWKEQINENSKRIAFSGVIPEFNHNEVVGWCSDSVRSMFVPVIIKDCLSGVVSNTLNATIRTLSDVGVNPVIVEINGNTVLERSIHALMIGDHMSLCLAIILDIDPMDVGPITKIKGYLADCEDVKR; from the coding sequence ATGAGCTGTGAGATAAGGGGTTTTGTTGGAGATCTCTCGGAGGCGATCGTCGTAGATACTGGTCTCGATAGAAAATACAAACGTATTGTCGTATGCGGTATGGGTGCTTCTGCAATCGGCGGGGAGATTATCTCCAATTCTATGTATTATTCTTCGAAAATAGACGTAAGTGTGGCCAAGACAATGGCTCTTCCTCATTGGACGGATAATGATACTCTTTACGTTGTTTGCAGTTATTCAGGCAATACGCTTGAGACAATAGCGATGTATGAGATGGTTCGTGATAACAAGTCGGATATGATCATCATAACGGCAGGCGGTAAACTCGAAGAGCTATCCATCCTAAATGGCAACAATCTCATTAAAATCGGCGGTAAAAAGATGCAACCGCGTAGTGCAATAGGGTGGTTCATCGGGATATTGGCGGCCATCATTGAAGATGCTGGTGGGCCAGCATTGAGAAAAGAGATAATTGGACTTATACCTACATTCAAACAATTCAGAGAGAGGTTGGAATTGGAAGATAGCGTCTCATGGAACACGGCAGAGAAGATAAAGGACAAGATTCCAGTCATATATTCTGTGCCAGATATTTCTGCCATCGCCCTTAGATGGAAAGAGCAGATAAATGAGAATTCCAAGCGTATAGCTTTTTCAGGAGTCATACCCGAATTCAATCACAATGAGGTTGTGGGTTGGTGTAGTGACAGTGTTAGGAGCATGTTCGTACCGGTAATAATAAAGGATTGCCTTTCTGGTGTAGTATCTAACACGTTGAATGCGACAATAAGGACATTGAGTGATGTTGGTGTGAATCCCGTTATAGTGGAGATAAATGGCAATACTGTATTAGAACGTAGCATTCACGCTTTGATGATAGGGGACCACATGTCTTTGTGTTTGGCTATAATCCTGGATATAGATCCAATGGACGTTGGCCCTATAACGAAGATCAAAGGATATCTTGCAGATTGTGAGGATGTCAAAAGATAA
- a CDS encoding thiolase domain-containing protein: MRDVAIIGIGATKFGELWDKSFRSIGIEAGMKAIEDANLSGDEIDGLFIGNMSAGRFINQQHVDALVADYSGMATNHIPATRVEAGGASGGVAFREAVMAVASGLHETVMVGGAEKMTDLDDASINSVMDATADAEWEAGMGITLASNYAMIARRMIHDKMATREEIASVAVNSHFHGELNPGAQFRKGIPLDTVLKSGPVATPLGVFDCAPITDGAAAVILCPLKDAKKHTDKYVKVAAVAQASDTLALFQRDSITEFKATQAAAKRAYEMAGIKAHDINFAEIHDDYTVAGVMALQDLGFYKKGEAGKAFLNGETHFDSGKIAINTSGGLKARGYPIGAAGVAQIVEVTEQLRNEAGKRQVKGAKYGLAQSVGGNGSAVTVSIMEAI, from the coding sequence ATGAGAGACGTAGCAATCATAGGAATAGGAGCCACCAAATTCGGAGAACTCTGGGACAAATCGTTCAGGAGTATCGGTATCGAGGCAGGAATGAAGGCTATCGAGGATGCAAATCTCTCGGGAGACGAGATCGACGGTTTGTTCATAGGCAACATGTCTGCGGGACGTTTCATCAATCAGCAGCATGTGGATGCATTGGTCGCCGATTATTCGGGAATGGCTACCAACCACATACCTGCGACAAGAGTGGAGGCTGGAGGGGCATCCGGTGGTGTCGCATTCAGAGAGGCCGTAATGGCAGTTGCATCTGGCCTTCACGAGACCGTGATGGTTGGAGGTGCTGAGAAGATGACAGATCTCGACGATGCATCGATCAACTCGGTCATGGATGCGACGGCGGATGCAGAGTGGGAGGCTGGAATGGGCATCACACTCGCATCGAACTATGCGATGATCGCCAGAAGGATGATACACGACAAGATGGCAACACGTGAGGAGATAGCATCCGTTGCGGTCAACAGTCACTTCCACGGCGAACTCAACCCAGGCGCACAGTTCAGGAAAGGAATACCTCTCGACACAGTACTGAAATCAGGTCCAGTCGCGACACCTCTCGGCGTATTCGACTGCGCACCCATAACCGACGGAGCAGCAGCAGTGATACTCTGTCCCCTCAAGGATGCCAAGAAGCATACCGACAAGTACGTCAAGGTCGCAGCGGTCGCACAGGCAAGCGATACATTGGCATTGTTCCAGAGGGATTCGATAACTGAATTCAAGGCGACACAGGCCGCTGCCAAGAGAGCTTATGAGATGGCCGGAATCAAGGCACACGACATCAACTTCGCTGAGATCCACGATGATTACACCGTGGCAGGTGTCATGGCGCTTCAGGACCTCGGCTTCTACAAGAAGGGAGAGGCAGGAAAGGCATTCCTCAACGGTGAGACGCACTTCGATTCGGGGAAGATAGCCATCAACACGTCCGGAGGCTTGAAGGCGAGAGGATATCCGATCGGAGCCGCAGGAGTGGCACAGATCGTGGAGGTCACCGAGCAGCTCAGGAATGAAGCGGGCAAGAGACAGGTCAAAGGAGCCAAGTACGGACTGGCACAGTCTGTCGGAGGAAACGGTTCCGCTGTCACCGTAAGTATCATGGAGGCGATCTGA
- the thrC gene encoding threonine synthase produces MADHKVICWDCGAEVADPYENECPRCGGLLTVKMDLEPVMEMKPKDLHKSPLGVWRYAPFMPVDPSHKVSIQEGGTPLYKTDAISEELGVKQAYVKFEGLNPTGSFKDRGMTIGVSHAKELGAKVVGCASTGNTSASLAAYASKAGIQCAVFLPSGKVAAGKLAQALFFGAKVLSIDGNFDDALALARKMSDERKLYLLNSINPYRPEGQKSVLFEIVDQLQYEVPDRIILPVGNAANIWAIYKAITELKEVGWIDKVPMLTGIQAEGSSPVAKAFALKKHDFIPEEHPETVATAIRIGNPVSGRKALHAIYDTGGYAATVTDAEIISAQKLLGRREGVCVEPASAASIAGLKKLREIGVIDRDEKVVCICTGNGLKDPDTIIENSPSPIKCGNSVADVERILSL; encoded by the coding sequence ATGGCTGACCACAAAGTTATATGTTGGGACTGCGGCGCAGAGGTCGCAGACCCCTATGAGAACGAGTGTCCCAGATGTGGCGGTCTGTTGACCGTCAAGATGGACCTCGAGCCTGTGATGGAAATGAAACCAAAGGACCTTCACAAGTCCCCCCTCGGTGTCTGGAGATACGCGCCATTCATGCCTGTGGATCCTTCGCACAAGGTGTCCATCCAGGAAGGCGGAACCCCTCTGTACAAAACAGATGCGATCTCCGAGGAGTTAGGTGTAAAACAGGCTTACGTCAAATTCGAAGGCCTCAACCCCACAGGTTCATTCAAGGACCGCGGTATGACGATCGGAGTATCCCATGCCAAAGAGCTTGGGGCAAAGGTAGTTGGATGTGCATCTACCGGGAACACATCAGCTTCATTGGCGGCATACGCCTCTAAAGCAGGGATACAATGCGCGGTCTTCCTTCCTTCGGGAAAAGTAGCTGCAGGAAAGCTTGCACAGGCCCTCTTCTTCGGAGCGAAGGTCTTGTCGATCGATGGTAATTTCGATGATGCACTGGCACTTGCAAGGAAGATGTCCGATGAGAGGAAATTGTATCTTTTGAATTCAATCAATCCATATCGCCCGGAGGGACAGAAGTCTGTTTTGTTCGAGATCGTCGACCAGTTGCAATACGAAGTGCCAGACAGGATAATATTGCCTGTGGGCAACGCTGCGAACATTTGGGCCATATACAAAGCCATCACCGAGCTGAAAGAGGTCGGATGGATAGATAAAGTCCCGATGCTGACTGGTATCCAGGCAGAAGGTTCTTCGCCTGTTGCTAAAGCATTCGCACTTAAGAAACACGACTTCATCCCAGAAGAGCACCCTGAGACCGTAGCCACCGCTATCAGGATCGGTAACCCGGTCAGCGGAAGGAAGGCACTACATGCCATCTACGACACCGGCGGATACGCGGCAACCGTGACGGATGCCGAGATAATATCTGCGCAGAAACTACTCGGAAGAAGAGAAGGGGTCTGCGTGGAACCAGCATCTGCGGCTTCGATCGCAGGACTGAAAAAGCTCAGAGAGATCGGGGTCATCGACAGAGATGAGAAGGTAGTCTGTATCTGTACCGGTAACGGTCTGAAAGACCCAGATACCATCATTGAGAATAGCCCTTCGCCCATAAAGTGTGGTAACTCCGTCGCTGATGTTGAAAGGATACTTTCTCTGTAA
- a CDS encoding Zn-ribbon domain-containing OB-fold protein → MSSVAKEWREIPGRYNLQGTKCEHCGKIFFPSRSFCPACRRAGIGKMKEVKLDRHGEVYSFSVIHEAPECNNMQKPYAVAMIKNREGVLISGQLVDVDLDKIEIGMPVRAVLRKLDADGAAGVIHYGFKFVPDN, encoded by the coding sequence ATGTCATCGGTAGCAAAGGAGTGGAGAGAGATCCCCGGAAGGTACAACCTCCAGGGAACCAAATGCGAGCACTGCGGAAAGATCTTCTTCCCCTCACGTTCGTTCTGTCCTGCATGCCGCAGGGCAGGCATCGGCAAGATGAAAGAGGTCAAGCTGGACAGGCATGGGGAGGTCTATTCGTTCTCCGTCATTCACGAGGCACCGGAGTGCAATAATATGCAGAAACCGTATGCCGTCGCGATGATCAAGAACAGAGAAGGTGTCCTCATATCCGGACAGCTCGTCGATGTTGATCTTGATAAGATCGAGATCGGCATGCCTGTGCGTGCGGTTTTGCGTAAACTGGACGCAGACGGTGCAGCTGGTGTCATCCACTACGGATTCAAGTTCGTGCCAGATAACTGA
- a CDS encoding helix-turn-helix domain-containing protein has protein sequence MVGELKEKIAGEITLSPDPGKAIRKWREEFGLSQHELAETMGISHSVISDYESGRRKSPGVAVVKKMVEAFIKLDAQKGSLVISRYQPDYRMDCILAMDEFAGGVDEHKFIEAINGKNLNTEKTPVKRIYGYTIVDSIKAILNLSSEDYLKIYGWSIERALIFTNVHYGRSPMVAIRAHPLTPAMVVYQRPDETDQLAIKLAKLEGIPLVSTTLSVEEIVERMNKLKEGN, from the coding sequence ATGGTAGGCGAACTAAAGGAAAAGATCGCCGGGGAGATCACCTTATCCCCCGATCCCGGAAAGGCCATCCGTAAATGGAGGGAGGAGTTCGGACTTTCGCAGCATGAACTTGCAGAGACCATGGGGATCTCGCATTCGGTCATCAGCGATTATGAGTCCGGACGCAGAAAATCACCAGGTGTTGCTGTTGTCAAAAAGATGGTCGAGGCCTTCATAAAGCTGGACGCTCAGAAGGGTTCATTGGTCATATCGAGATATCAGCCAGATTATCGTATGGACTGCATTTTGGCGATGGATGAATTTGCCGGGGGCGTCGATGAACACAAGTTCATCGAGGCAATAAACGGAAAGAACCTCAATACGGAGAAGACACCTGTGAAGAGGATATATGGATACACGATCGTGGATTCCATAAAGGCGATACTGAATCTTAGCTCTGAGGATTACCTCAAGATATACGGATGGAGCATCGAAAGGGCACTTATTTTCACGAATGTCCACTACGGACGTTCTCCGATGGTGGCCATCCGCGCACACCCCCTTACACCGGCGATGGTGGTATATCAGCGTCCCGATGAGACCGATCAGCTTGCTATCAAGCTGGCGAAATTGGAGGGCATACCGCTCGTATCAACAACTCTTTCGGTGGAAGAGATAGTGGAGAGAATGAACAAACTTAAGGAAGGGAATTGA
- a CDS encoding phosphatase PAP2 family protein yields MGVELDVVLWIQDNLRNPTVDAVMPFFTSTMNYGTLMFIIGLLFLFTKKYRWMGVTFLVGGVISEFSGMSLKYVVDSPRPFMDYPMELLISTPSSPSFPSMHVSSSVMMVTVALLFKEKKIALILLIFATAIAFSRLYLFVHYPIDILGGAILGIICGCFAYMLVRWLRERHSAVADNTVEALNEI; encoded by the coding sequence ATGGGCGTGGAACTTGATGTGGTCCTTTGGATACAGGACAATCTCCGCAATCCGACCGTGGATGCAGTCATGCCCTTCTTCACATCAACGATGAATTACGGCACATTGATGTTCATCATCGGTCTCTTGTTCCTTTTTACAAAAAAATATCGCTGGATGGGAGTGACATTCCTCGTCGGAGGGGTCATTTCAGAGTTTTCTGGCATGTCTCTAAAATATGTGGTCGACAGTCCGCGTCCTTTCATGGATTATCCGATGGAATTACTGATATCCACACCTTCAAGTCCGTCCTTTCCCTCGATGCATGTATCGTCATCGGTCATGATGGTGACAGTGGCGTTGCTTTTCAAGGAGAAGAAGATAGCATTGATCCTACTGATATTCGCCACTGCGATCGCATTCTCTAGATTGTATCTGTTCGTCCATTATCCGATAGATATACTCGGCGGTGCGATACTCGGAATAATATGCGGATGTTTCGCGTATATGCTCGTGCGTTGGCTGAGAGAGCGTCATAGTGCGGTCGCGGACAATACGGTAGAGGCGTTAAATGAGATCTGA